The Gemmata palustris genome includes a region encoding these proteins:
- a CDS encoding DUF1559 domain-containing protein, with product MRLRSAFTLIELLVVIAIIAILIGLLLPAVQKVRAAAARMKCQNNLKQLGLALYNHDSTYQKLPSAGTRGGASAGLTASTYAFSVQARCLPFVEQENLQKLIDFTQPVLGGSPLGFTNPAAKVVVSLLICPSDSQAPLGTVGSFGTNLAGTNYMANTGSGTTDGTTRAYYDPAFPTDGVFWFDSSVRITDITDGTSNTVILSESLLGPGGTAATGPMSGLPKPYRVAAALSAGRSRVGTAPGGVSPMFTEGDIQGATSWDGTRGFPWIWGQASATLFNAYLLPNSPSPDGLAHNRGWFAARSAHTGGVNVCLGDGSVRFVRDSISLDTWRGLSTRAGSEVLGDY from the coding sequence ATGCGCCTTCGATCCGCATTCACATTGATTGAGCTGCTCGTGGTGATTGCCATCATCGCCATACTCATCGGCCTGCTGTTACCCGCGGTCCAGAAGGTCCGCGCCGCGGCCGCACGTATGAAGTGCCAGAACAACCTCAAGCAGTTGGGTTTGGCGCTATACAACCACGATAGTACCTATCAGAAGCTCCCGAGCGCCGGGACCCGGGGCGGGGCGTCCGCCGGGCTAACGGCCAGCACATATGCGTTCTCGGTCCAGGCCCGGTGCCTGCCGTTCGTCGAACAAGAGAACCTGCAGAAGCTGATCGACTTTACGCAGCCGGTACTCGGCGGCTCACCGCTCGGCTTCACCAATCCGGCGGCCAAGGTGGTCGTCTCATTGCTCATCTGCCCGAGTGATTCGCAAGCCCCCCTTGGAACGGTCGGATCGTTCGGGACCAACCTGGCCGGGACCAACTACATGGCGAACACCGGTTCCGGTACCACGGACGGGACGACCCGGGCTTACTACGACCCGGCGTTCCCTACCGACGGTGTGTTCTGGTTCGACTCCTCCGTCCGAATCACTGACATTACCGACGGCACCTCGAACACCGTGATCTTGTCCGAATCCCTGCTCGGCCCGGGGGGTACCGCGGCAACCGGGCCGATGAGCGGCCTGCCGAAGCCATATCGCGTGGCGGCCGCCTTGAGCGCCGGTCGCAGTCGCGTCGGGACGGCCCCGGGCGGGGTGAGCCCGATGTTCACCGAGGGCGACATCCAAGGGGCCACGTCCTGGGACGGGACGCGGGGGTTCCCGTGGATCTGGGGGCAAGCGAGCGCCACCCTGTTCAACGCGTACCTGTTGCCGAACAGCCCGTCACCGGACGGGCTCGCGCACAACCGCGGGTGGTTCGCGGCCCGCAGCGCCCATACCGGTGGGGTGAACGTGTGCCTGGGGGACGGGAGCGTGCGGTTCGTGCGCGACTCGATCTCACTCGATACCTGGCGTGGGTTGTCCACGCGCGCCGGCAGCGAAGTGCTCGGGGATTACTGA
- a CDS encoding DUF1559 domain-containing protein, with translation MTKRTGFTLIELLVVIAIIAILIGLLLPAVQKVREAAARMKCQNNLKQLGLALHNYESSYSMLPPGSSANPLVFSAQSRLLPYLEQANLQNLLNFSVPPLLSVSSSGYDLTAITQNDNAAKQKLPILLCPSDGQRVTGSDYGGISYPACYGSAINGTTSESDAAFARPRDGADGVIVSRQSYRFADITDGLSNTVVFGEQLLGDGADAAPTANDYRRRVLLLSGGAQTNPTNCAAGATWSGGRGDKWIWHANTLYNHYYGPNAKSPDCHTSSRGYFLTSARSAHVGGVQIALCDGSVRLVRDSVQIDTWRALSTRAGGEVLGDF, from the coding sequence ATGACGAAACGAACGGGTTTCACGCTGATCGAGCTGTTGGTGGTGATCGCAATTATCGCGATCCTCATCGGGCTGCTCCTGCCGGCCGTGCAGAAGGTGCGGGAGGCCGCGGCCCGTATGAAGTGCCAGAACAACCTCAAACAACTGGGACTTGCCCTTCACAACTACGAGTCGAGTTACTCAATGCTGCCACCGGGCAGTTCGGCAAATCCTTTAGTGTTTTCCGCCCAATCGAGGCTACTCCCCTACTTGGAACAAGCCAACCTTCAGAACCTGCTGAACTTCTCCGTCCCGCCGCTGTTATCTGTAAGTTCGTCGGGGTACGACTTAACAGCGATCACTCAGAACGACAACGCCGCGAAACAAAAGCTCCCGATACTGCTCTGCCCGAGTGACGGTCAGCGCGTCACGGGGTCCGACTATGGAGGCATCAGCTACCCCGCGTGCTATGGCTCCGCAATCAACGGGACCACGTCCGAAAGTGACGCCGCTTTTGCCCGGCCGAGAGATGGCGCGGACGGGGTCATCGTTTCTCGACAGTCCTATCGCTTTGCGGACATTACCGACGGGCTCAGCAATACCGTCGTCTTTGGCGAGCAGTTACTGGGTGATGGTGCCGATGCCGCTCCAACAGCCAACGACTATCGCCGTCGGGTGCTCCTGTTGAGTGGTGGGGCACAAACTAATCCCACGAACTGTGCGGCCGGTGCGACCTGGTCGGGCGGGCGGGGCGACAAGTGGATCTGGCACGCAAACACGCTCTACAACCACTATTACGGGCCGAACGCCAAATCCCCCGACTGCCACACCAGTTCTCGAGGCTATTTCCTTACGAGCGCCAGGAGCGCACACGTCGGCGGCGTACAGATCGCCCTGTGTGATGGGAGCGTGCGGCTCGTCCGCGACTCGGTCCAGATCGACACTTGGCGGGCGCTGTCCACGCGCGCCGGCGGCGAGGTACTCGGAGACTTCTGA